In a single window of the Nocardiopsis composta genome:
- a CDS encoding LysR family transcriptional regulator, producing the protein MVDPKLKVLQAVARHGTVTAAAEALHYTPSTVSYQLRQLAEELGVELLAPSGRGVVLTAAARVVLRHAEALHAQAERAYAELASASGEPVGRFTLCGFSTAATHLLPPAAATLRERYPQVRIRVMEAEPTPCFDLLLSGEADLALVISTADTPPTGDERFDQRPLLDDPLDLVVPDGHRLTGLKRVTLADAAEEPWIVGHAGGTYHQLVLAACMSAGFTPNIAHHADEWETGTALVAHGFGIILMPRLARISDWSVVRIPLHGEPAPARRILAATRQGHRDHPVVAAALSTIDMIATTLQPSRRGTGE; encoded by the coding sequence ATGGTCGATCCGAAGCTCAAGGTGCTGCAGGCGGTCGCCCGGCACGGGACGGTGACCGCCGCGGCCGAGGCGCTGCACTACACCCCCTCGACGGTCTCCTACCAGCTCCGCCAGCTGGCCGAGGAGCTCGGCGTCGAACTGCTGGCCCCCTCCGGGCGCGGCGTCGTGCTGACCGCCGCCGCCCGCGTCGTCCTGCGCCACGCCGAGGCCCTGCACGCCCAGGCCGAGCGGGCCTACGCCGAGCTCGCCTCGGCGTCCGGGGAGCCCGTGGGGCGGTTCACCCTGTGCGGTTTCTCCACCGCCGCCACCCACCTGCTGCCCCCGGCCGCCGCCACCCTGCGCGAGCGCTACCCGCAGGTGCGCATCCGGGTGATGGAGGCCGAGCCGACCCCCTGCTTCGACCTGCTGCTCTCCGGCGAGGCCGACCTCGCGCTGGTGATCAGCACCGCCGACACCCCGCCCACCGGCGACGAGCGCTTCGACCAGCGGCCCCTGCTCGACGACCCCCTGGACCTGGTGGTGCCCGACGGGCACCGGCTGACCGGGCTGAAGCGGGTGACGCTGGCCGACGCCGCAGAGGAGCCGTGGATCGTGGGCCACGCCGGAGGCACCTACCACCAACTGGTGCTGGCCGCGTGCATGAGCGCCGGCTTCACCCCGAACATCGCCCACCACGCCGACGAGTGGGAGACCGGGACCGCCCTGGTGGCGCATGGCTTCGGCATCATCCTGATGCCCCGGCTCGCACGGATCAGCGACTGGTCGGTGGTCCGCATCCCGCTGCACGGCGAACCCGCCCCCGCCCGGCGCATCCTGGCCGCCACCCGCCAGGGCCACCGCGACCACCCGGTGGTCGCGGCCGCCCTGTCCACGATCGACATGATCGCGACGACCCTCCAGCCCTCGCGCCGGGGGACGGGGGAGTGA